The following nucleotide sequence is from Pseudomonas putida S13.1.2.
ACCCAATCACTGCGGTCGCCATGGCGGCGGAAGTAGTTGCCAATGATGGTTTCCGTGCTGCCATAGGTGGTGCCGTTTGGCGGCACGGGGTACATCTCGGCGGTATCCAGGGTGTTGACCCCGGCATCTTTGGCCAGGCGGATTTGTTCGAAGGCTTCGGCTTCGGTGTTTTGCTCGCCCCAGGTCATGGTACCGAGGGTGATGGCGCTGACCTTGAGGTCGGTGCGCCCGAGGGTACGTTTTTGCATGGCACTTCCTTGATGAATGGTTCGGGAAAAAGGTTCCAGCCTTAGCCGCTCGCAACGGCCTGCCCAGACTCCTGCCCAAGCCGGCTGAAGATCAGCGCCGACAATACGCAAAGCAGGCTAGCCAGCGCCATGGCCAACCCGATGTCTTCAATGGCGGGCACGCCATGGCCATTGGTGTGCTGGATGAGCCCCAGCAGCAGGGCCGCGATGCACACTGCCAGGCTCATGCCCAGCTGAACCGACATGGCCGACAAGGTGCTGGCCTGGCCGGCTTGTTCGCGGCTGACGTCGGCGTAGCCAAGCGCCCCCAGAGTGCTCATCTGCAAAGAGCGCGACACGCCGCCCGAAAACAGCAGAAGCAGCGTCAGCACCATACCGGTATCGGGCCGCAACAGGGCACACAGGGCCATGCAGGCGGCACTGATGATGGCGTTGCACACCAGAATGCGGCGAAAGCCAAAGCGTCGCACCAGGCGCACCGAGATGAACTTGATGACCAAGGCGCCCGCGCCCCCGGCAAAGGTCATCAACCCGGCCTGCAAGGCGCTCAGGCCAAAGCCTACCTGGAACAGCAGCACCAGCAAAAAGGGCAGGGCAGCGCTGCCCAGCCGAAACAGCATGCCGCCCAGCAGCACGATACCGAAGGTGGGGATGCGCAGTAGCGAGAGGTCCAGCAGCGGCGTGGGGTAACGCTTGGTGTGGTGCAGGTAAAAACCGCCGAACACAATGCCAGTGGCCAGTAGCAGCGCAGGCCAGTAACCGCCAAGCAACTGCCCGTGGCCGAGTGATTCGAACGCCAGCATCAGGCTGGCCAGCGCCGCACTGCTGAGCACGAAGCCGACCTTGTCCAGTGGATGCTGCTGTTGGCCGCAGTAGTCGGGCACATGCCGTATTACCAGTACGATACCCAGCAGGCCGATGGGCAGGTTGATCAGGAATATCCAGTGCCACGACAGCGCGGTCACCAGCAGGCCGCCCAGGGGTGGGCCAAGCACGGGGCCGAGCAGCGCCGGCATGGTCAGAAACGCCATGGCACGCATCAGGTTGGCCTTGCTGGTTCCGCGCAGCAGGATGATCTGCCCGACCGGCACCATCAGTGCGCCGCTTGCACCCTGGCAAAAACGCGCCAGCGACAGTTGCAGCAGCGAGGCTGATGCGGCGCAGGCCAAGGAGCAGAGCATGAACAGGCAAATGGCGGTGATGAACACGCGCCGTGGACCGAAGCGCTCGGCCAGCCAGCCACTGATGGGGATGAAGAGGGCGGCGGCCAGCAGGTACAACGACACGATGAGGTTCATGCGCACGCTGGCTTCGCCAAAGTCAGTGGCGATTTGCGTCAGGGCTGTGAGCACGGCGGTGGAGTCGAGCAGCTCCATGAACAGGGCGCAGCCGATAATCATTGGTACCTTGCGGTCCAGCGGTGCATCGGGGGCACTGGTTGCAGGCCGGGGGGTGGCTGGCGCGTTCAGAGGACGCAACCGTTGTTGTCTGGCAGCCGGGACGTGGCGTGTGGCATGAAGGGCGGCTCCTGGGAAGATGGCGCACCTTAGCGATTATTCGACAGACCTGTGAAATACCCAGCGGTGCTATGTTAATAATTAAAATAACTGATGTTGAAATACTTTAAATATGCGTTTTGTAATAGGTTTTTCGGGGCCGCTTTGCGGCCCGTCGCGACACAAGGCCGCTCCTACAGGCGATCGCGATTCCTGTAGGAGCGGCCTTGTGTCGCGATGGGCTGCGCAGCAGCCCCAGTCTGCAAACGGTGCATATCAGAAGTTGTAGGTCAGCCGGGTGAAGTAGTAACCCCCGGTAAAACCATACGGCGAATACGCCCCATACCCCTTGGTCATGGTCTTGCTGCTGGGGTTCTGCCGTTCGGGGTAAACATCAAACAGGTTCTGCGCCCCTACGGCCAGGTTGAGGTCTTTGGTCAGCTGATACCCCACATCGATGTCGGTAATCCAGCGCGCCTTGTACTCCCGGTCCAGGCTGCGGTCGGTCGCCGAGTTCACTTCACGCCATGAACCATAGCGGGTCAGGGTCAGGTTGCTGGTCCAGCGGTCGCGTTGCCAGTTGGCGCCCAGAATCAACTTGGTGTGCGGCTGCACCTCAGTCAAAAAGTTGCGCGCCTGGCGGTCCATCAGGCTGTAGTTCGTGCCCTGGATGTTGACGTTCTCCTTGTAGCTCAGGATCTGCGTCTGGTTCCAGTTGAAGGCGGCTGTCCATTTCAGTTGCCCCCAGTTGCCCAGGTTCTGGTCGAAATTGCCGACCAGGTCCAGGCCCTTGGTGCGGGTGTTTGCGCCGTTGGTGAAATAGCGCCCGCCAGAGGTGGAGTCGATCCCGTTGTCCAGCAGCGTCTGGGTCACTTCGTCGCCCAGCAGGGTGCCGGTGAGGGTGATGCGGTCGCGTACGTTGATCACGTAAGCATCTGCGGTAAACGACAGTTGCGGGGCGGGCTGATAGGTCAGGCCCAGGCTGTAGTTGGTCGAACGCTCGGGCTTGAGTGAGGTGGCGCCCAATGCCTTGGCTGCCGCCGAGTCCACCGGCAGCACGCCGTAGTTGATCGATTGGTACACACCATTGACCACACCGTAGGTAGTCGAGCGGGCGCTGAACAGGCTGTTGGCCAGCGACGGTGCACGAAAGCCGTTGCTGACCGTGGCGCGCACGGCCAGCTCGGGGGTGAACTCGTAGCGCGTGGTCAGCTTGCCGCTGCGGGTGGCGCCCACTGCGCGGTTGTAGTGTTCGTAGCGCAATGCGCTGCCCAGGTACCACTGCGGCAGCGGGTTGAAGCCGACGTCGATGTAGCTGGCCACGCTGTTGCGGCTGGTGCTGGTGGCTTCATCCGGCGAGATACCGTTGGTGACCTGTGCACCGGACGCGGCGCAGTCGCCCGGCGCACGGCAGTAGCCGCCGTTGGCCCACGAGGCCCAGTCGCCATCGCGTACCTGGTAGGTGTCACGGCGGTGCTCCAGGCCCCAGGACAGGTCAAGCGGCTTGTCCAGGCCGATGTCGAAGCTGCGTTGCAGGTCCAGGTTGCTGGTCAGCTGTGTGGCGATCCAGGTGCCCGATTCGAAATGGTTGGGCGTGGCCTCGCCCAGCGAGGCGTTCTGGTTGTGTGTGGTGCCCTGCAGCGCCGCGTTGCGCCCGTAGGTGCTGGACAGGTCCCAGGCCCACTCGCCGGCATTGCCCTTGGCGCCAAAGGCCCCTTGCACATCATCTTCCTCGATGTACCAGGTGGGCGTGTAGCCACCGGGGTAGCCGTTGGGGCCGGTGGTGATGGTGTTGGTGATGGTCGGCAGGCGGAAGTTCTGGCCCTGCTCGGCCTTGCGGTGCGAATAGGTGGTGAAGGAGTACAGGGTCAGGTCGTCGCTTAGCGGCAGTTCGGCGTTGTAGCCCAGGGTCAGCAGGTTGATCTTCGGCGTGCCGTAGCCGCCGTAGGTCGACTTGCCGGCCTTGTCGAAGGCTTCGGCATAGCTATAGCCGTTGGCGCTGGCCTTGTTGTCGTCGTTCTGGCTGCGCGCATCCAGGGCCAACTGCACGATGCCGCTGTCACCGATCTCGAAGCCCTTGTTCAAGCCTTGCTGCACGGTCTGCTTCTTGCCGTCGTAACCCTGGCCGGCGTTGGTCACCGAGGTGCCGGTAGCGTCGGCCTTGAGGATCACGTTGATCACCCCGGCGATGGCGTCGGAGCCGTACTGGGCAGCCGCGCCATCGCGCAGCACCTCGACGTGGTCGATGAGGCTGATGGGGATCAGGTCAAGGTCGGTGGGCGCAGCGCCCGCATGGATGCCGCTGATGTTCAGGGTAGCGCTGGTATGGCGGCGCTTGCCATTCACCAGCACCAGCACCTGCGCCGCATTCAGCCCGCGCAGGCTGGGCGCACGGGCCATGCCGCTGGCGTCCCAGCCGGTTTTTTCCGGCAGGGTGAAGGACGGTACGCTGGCGCTGAGCGCTTCCATCAGGCCGGGTTTGCCGGTTTGCTGCAATTGCTTGGCGCTGATCACATCGATCGGCACCGGGCTCGTGGTGACCGTGCGTTTTTCCGAGCCACGGTTGCCGGTGACGATCACGGTGCCGAGCTGTGACGGGGCCGTGGCCTGGGTAGCGCTTTCGGCAAATGCGTCAGGCGCGGCCAGGCAGGTGGTACCAAGGGCCATGGTCAGCAGTGCGGGTTGCAGGCGCGGGCTGGGCAGTTTCAAGGCGTGAAGCATGTTCGCTCTCCATGAGCGCTGTCGAACAGCGGGTGCACAGGGGCCGCCCGCCGGGTAGCCCCGGCAGGCAAGCAACAAGGGGGTGGGTTAGCGGCGTATCAGGGCGCTTTTGCAGCGACCGCTTCGATCTCGACCAGGGCGCCCGGCAGGGGCAGGGCAACCACTTGCAAGGCGGTGCGGGTTGGTTTTTTCGGTTGCTCGGCAGTGGCGAAAAACTCGGTGTAGGCGGCCTGCAGCCCGGCAAAGTCCAGCTTGCCTTCGGTGGCCGGGTCGCCTACCAGAAACACCCTCAGCTGTACCACGTCACCCAGGCCCAGGCCCTGGCTTTGCAGGGCTGCCTGGATCTTTTTCAGTACCGAGCGGGCCTGGGTTTCGGTGTTGCCATAGGCGGCAATGGTCTGTGGTGGTGCGTTGGGGTCGGCAACGTCGGGCAAGGTGCCGCTGACGAAGGTCAGCGAGGTACCGGCGGGTACGGTGACCAGTTGCGAAATGGGGAATTTCGAACCTGGCGGGTCGACACGCTTGATGGTGTCGGCCTGGGCGGTAAGTGCGGACAGTGACATGAAGGCTCCAAGCAGCAGGGCAGTTGTGTTCATCAGAAGGCTTCCTTGTTCAGGCGGCGACGCCGCGTTGCTGTTGCAGGGCGTGCCGGGCGATCTGCCCGACTACATGGCGTGCCGAATCCGCAGCGCTGTTCTGCCAGATGCCCACCCCGCCATGGGCCAGTGCATCGCTGGCCAGCCAGGTGCGGCCCTGGGGCAGGTTGAGGTGCGAGTAGCCGGGTTCGGCCAGCACGTCGTGGACGATCCATGGGCTTTCGCTGAACGGCACCTTGGACCAGTTCACCGCCACCCCGCGCTGCAACTTGCCGGCATGGCCCGGGTGCAGCGACTCCACGGCCTGGCGCGACGACGCCAGTTGCTGCTCTGTCGAACGCGTGGCAAATGTGCGCGCCACTTCGCCGGTGTTGTAGGTGCCCACCAGGATGCCTTGCGCACTGTTCAGGTGGTCGCTGGGGTACCACAGCAGCCGCGCTTCGTGGTTGATGTAGGAGAGCCCGCCATAGATCTGGAACTCGCTTTCCCAGAAGCGCGGTGCCTGCCACGCCACCTTGTTGGCCAGGTCCGGCTTGGCCTGGGCTATGGCCGCCTGGGTGGTCTTGCCAAAGTTGTGGTCAACCCGGGCCAGCAGTGGCAGGGGGATGGTGACGATGGCGTAGTCGGCTGTTTCCACCTGGGTCTTGCCGCTGCGACGGTCACGCCAGGTAACCTGGCTACCGTTGTCGCCGGTGCGGATCGCCTGCACTTCGGCGTGCAGTTGCACCTTGTCCTGCACCTTGGCGTACAGGGCCTTGGCAATCTGGTCCATGCCGCCGACCGGCTGGAACATGGTGGCGGAAAACTCCGGGATCTCGTCAAACACCAGCGGCAGCATCAGGTTAGGGTTTAGCAGTTGCTTGAGTGCTACTGGCTGGCGCTGGATCGGTGTCTGGTCGCCCGCCCCGGCGAAGCGGGTGTAGCCGGCGCGGACCGAGCCCTTGTAATGGCGCTGCTCGTCGAGGTCGCCATACACCTTGAGAAAGTCCAGCAAGGCCTTCTGGTCGCCGGTGTCCAGTTCCTTGTCCAGCGCTTTGCCGCTGATGCTGCGCGACAGCAGTTCGCTGAGGTGCCCACGGGTGTCATTCACCGCCTGGCGCAGCAGCAACGGTGGCTGGGCAAGGTCTGGTTGGGCGAGGGCGTTGCGGCTGCTGTTGACCAGCACTTCCAGCGGCACGCCCAGCTCGCGGCAGTAGCCGAGGATGGTCAGGTGGTGGCTGGGCAGCCGTGCGGGGCCTGCATTGAAGTAGTGGCCGTTGTCGAAACGCACCTGCTGGCGGCTGCCGTCATTGTGCAGTACCTCGTCGCCGTTGCGCAGCGTCCAGGCGCGCCCGCCGATTCGCTCGCGGGCTTCCAGCACGCGCACCTCAAAACCGGCTTTGCCAAGTTCATAGGCTGCCACCAGGCCACTGATGCCAGCCCCCACCACCAGCACGCGCTTGCCGTTGCCGGACGTGGCTGGCAGGCCCAGCGGCTGGAAGGTGCTGGCCGTGGCTGCAGTGGGCAACAGGCCCAGGGCGGACAGGCTGCCAAGCGCGGCGCCATAGCTGCCAGCGGCCATCAGGTGGGCAATAAGGTCTCTACGGGTCAAGCCCATGGTGTGTTCTCCTTGCAAGTGAAAAGTGAGTCCGTTCAGCGCGGCGCTACAGCTCGTAGCGCACGCTCAGCAGCACGGTGCGTGGGTCGTTCACCGAGTAGTAGGCGGTGCGGCTGGCGGCCGAGTAGGCGATGCTTTGCGGGTAGGCGCGGTCGAGCAGGTTCTTGACCGACAAGGTGGTGGTCCAGTGGCCGTCGGCGCTGGCATAGCTGGTGCTGGCATTCCAGAAGCCCTGGGCAGGTACTTCGTAGATATCGGCGTTCAGCGGGTTGGCGTAGGAGCGGGTCTGGTACTGGTAGTCGGTGTTGGCCACCAGCTCACCCGGCAGGTTGACGGGCACCGTCCAGTTCAGGCCAAGGCTGGCGTTCCATTCCGGTGCAAAGATCATTTCCTTGCCGTCGGCACTCACGCCTGGGCCACTGGCATTCTGGAAGTCGTCGTACTGGCTTTTCAGGTAGCCCAGGTTGGCGGTCAGGCGCAGGTCGCGCGCCAGCAGCACGGTATTTTCCAGCTCCACGCCGTAGGTGTGGGCACTGCCAACGTTGGTACGCAGGTTGGCGCTGATGGCCGGGTCCCAGGCATTAGTTTGCAGGTCGTCGTAGTCGTTGTAGAAGAAGGCGATGTTGCTGCGCAGGCGGCCATCGGCAAAGTCGCCCTTCAAGCCCACCTCATAGGTGGTGACGTTTTCCGGATCAAAGCCTTGCTCGGCAGCGGCGCGGGTTGGCGCGCGGTTGTCGAAGCCGCCAGCCTTGAAGCCCCGGGCCACATAGCCGTACTGCACCAGGTTGTCGCTCCAGGCGTACTCCAGGCCGATCTTGGGGCTGAGCGATGCCCAGGAATCGCTGGTTTCGGCAGCGAAGTTAGTGCCGGTGATTGCCCGGTCGGTGGTGATGGCGTAGTTGGTGTAATCGAAGTTCTTGTGCTCGTGGGTGAAGCGCAGGCCGGTGGTCAGCGACAGGCGAGGGGTCAGCTTGTAATTGCTCTGCCCGTACAACGCGTAGCTTTCGGTGTCGGTGGTGCTGTATTGGCCGCTGGTATTGACCCGGTTTTGCGCCACCGAAAAGGTCAGGCTGTCGCGCTCGGCGCGGAAGCGTTCCTTGTACAGGTACACACCGAGGGTGTAGCTGAACCTGTCGTATTCGCCGTTAAGCTGGAATTCCTGGGTGGCGTAGCGCTGCTTGTAGGTGATCAGGTTGTTCTGGATCGGCGACGCGGTGCCGCTGTTGGCCTGGCCGGAGTTGTCGTAGTCCACCGGCTGGTCGAATTCCGACCAGGCCGTGACCGACTTGAAATTAAGGTGGTCATCGATGTTGTAGAGCGCACGCAGCACCGCACTGCCCTGGTCCAGCTTGTTCTTCGGGTCGAGGCTGCTGTAGGTCTTGAACTTGTCGAAATGGCCATTGGCCGGGTTGAAGGGCGTATAGCTGGTGGTATCGCCGCGGTCGAAGGTGCCGGCCAGGGTCAGTTGCACGTCCCAGGGCGAATCCTGCGGGGCCAGGCGCAGCTTGCCGCGGTAGGACTGGATGTCGATGTTGTTGACGTCCTTGTGGCGGGTGCGGTTGTACACGGTGCCGTCGCGGGTCAGGCGTATGGCCGAAAAGCTGCCGAACAGGGTGTTGTCCACCAGCGGCCCACTCACCAGCAGGCGCCCGTTCTGTGCGTTGTAGTTGCCGGCACCCAGCTCGACGAAGGCGCGGGCCTGCTGGGTCGGGTCGCGGGTGATTACCCGTATCGCGCCGGCTGCACTGTTGCGCCCGTACAGGGTGCCTTGTGGGCCGCGCAGCACTTCAACGCGCTCCACGTCGTTGAAGTCCAGCATCGAAGAAATCGCCCGCGGGATGTACAGGTCATCGGCGTATACCGCAACGGCCGCTTCCTGGATCGGGTCGGTTTCGCCAATACCGCGTATGCCGTAGGTTTGTGCGCTGTAGGAAATGGACTGGCGGTTCAGCGTCAGGTTGGGCACCCGCCCGGACAGGTCGCGGATGTTGTTGATCTGCGCATCCTGCAGGGTGCGCTCGTCGAAGGCGCTGATCGCCAGCGGGGTTTTCTGCAGGTTCTCTTCACGGTGCTCCGCCGTGACAGTGACGGTTGGCAGCTTGTCGCCTGGCGTTTGGGCAGGCTCGGCGAAGGCCGTGGGCGTGAACAGGGCGAACGCAACGGCGGCGTACAGGCGAGGGCGAACAGGGTAGGGCAAAGGCTTCATGCTGCAGCTTCCAGATAACCAGCATCGAATGGGATTTCGGATACCTGGATACCGCAGCCGGGTGAGGTGACCTGAGGCTGAAGGAGGTATTAGGTTCCTTTGCCTCCGCCAGTCAGGGGTCGGTCTGGTGAGAACATATCTCTATGAAAAAACGTTTTGAAATACTTTTTGCGTCTAAGCTAATATTATTAATATGAATTAATAAAAATGCTTAAAATTCAATAAATGCATTTTATGGTTGATGTAGAGGTGGTTTTTCAGGCGCCGAGTGGTCAGTCGGACTAAACCTCCACATCCACGAAATACGTGCACGGTAGCGACCGCGTGCGGTCGCTACCGTGCGCGTATGTGGTGCGGTCTTGTAGGCTTCGTCGACCCCTGCGCCTGAGCGTCACTCCAGGTAAATCTTGGTCAACAACCGCAACAACTGGTCCCGCTCCTCATCATCCAGCGCCGAGGTCGCCTCGCGGTCGCTGTCCTTGGCGATCTGCTTCAGTTCCTTGAGCAGCGCTTCTCCCGCCTTGCTCAAGAAGATTCCGTAAGACCGCTTGTCCGGCTTGCACCGCACGCGCACGGCCAAGGCCCGTTCTTCCAGCTTGTTCAGCAGGGGCACCACCTGCGGTGGCTCGATCGCCAACGACCGCGCCAGGTCCGCCTGCATCAACCCAGGGTTCTGCTCGATCACCGCCAGCGCCGAAAACTGCGCCGGGCGCAGGTCGTGTGCCGAAAGCCGGCCAATAAGGTTCTGAAACAGCTTCAATTGGGCGCGGCGCAGGGCGTAGCCGATCAAGTCCTCAAGTACCCCATCCGCAGCTGCAGCGGGCATGGAAGCGGTTTCGGTAGTGCGGGCAGACCTTGCCATGGGGGTACAGGCTCCTGGCTCATGGATAAGAAAGTTACTCAGTCTGCCTGCCTTGGTGAAATCCGGCTAGGGGAGTGACTGGCAAATAACCGCCACACCGGCAGCGGTGGAAAGATAATTTTCATAATAGTTAATTGACATAACTAATTGGCTCGCTTAGCTTGGTGTTCACCACCTCGAACAACAAGAGTGCAGAACCATGAGCAAATACGAAGGCCGCTGGGCTACCGTGAAGGTCGAACTGGAGTCGGGCATTGCCTGGGTCACCCTCAACCGCCCGGAAAAGCGCAATGCAATGAGCCCCACGCTGAACCGGGAAATGGTCGACGTGCTGGAAACCCTGGAACAGGACAGCGACGCCGGGGTGCTGGTGTTGACCGGCGCAGGTGAGTCGTGGACTGCAGGCATGGACCTGAAGGAATACTTCCGTGAGGTGGACGCCGGCCCGGAAATCCTGCAAGAAAAAATCCGCCGCGATGCCTCGCAATGGCAATGGAGGCTGTTGCGCATGTACGCCAAGCCGACTATCGCCATGGTCAACGGCTGGTGCTTTGGCGGCGGCTTCAGCCCGCTGGTGGCCTGCGACCTGGCCATCTGTGCCGACGAGGCTACCTTCGGCCTGTCGGAAATCAACTGGGGCATCCCGCCGGGCAACCTGGTCAGCAAAGCCATGGCCGATACCGTTGGCCACCGCCAGTCGCTGTACTACATCATGACCGGCAAGACCTTTGGTGGGCCCAAGGCCGCCGAGATGGGGCTGGTTAACGAAAGCGTGCCGCTGGCGCAATTGCGTGACGTTACCCGCGAACTGGCGCTCAACCTGCTGGAAAAGAACCCGGTGGTGCTGCGTGCGGCCAAGAACGGTTTCAAGCGCTGCCGCGAACTGACCTGGGAGCAGAACGAAGACTACCTGTACGCCAAGCTCGACCAGTCCCGTCTGCTGGACACCGAAGGTGGGCGAGAGCAGGGCATGAAGCAGTTCCTCGACGACAAGAGCATCAAGCCAGGCTTGCAGGCCTACAAGCGTTGAGTTCAAGCGGGCTGGGCCATTACCGGCCACAGCCTGCAGGTATTCCCTATAAGTACAAAAAAGAGGAATAAGCATGTTGCAGGTGCCTTTGCTGATAGGCGGGCGGTCGTGCCCCGCCAGCGATGGACGTACCTTCGAGCGGCGCAACCCGGTCACCGGTGAAGGGGTGTCGCAAGCCGCCGCTGCCACGCTGGCCGATGCCGATGCGGCGGTGGCCGCTGCCAGTGCAGCGTTCCCGGCCTGGGCCGCCTTGGCGCCCGGCGAGCGTCGCAGCCGTTTGCTGGCCGGTGCAGACTTGCTGCAGGCGCGGGCAAACGAGTTTATCGCGGTGGCGGGTGAGACCGGGGCCATGGCCAACTGGTATGGCTTCAATGTGAAACTGGCCGCCAATATGCTGCGCGAAGCCGCAGCCATGACCACGCAGATTACCGGTGAAGTCATCCCTTCGGATGTACCTGGCAGTTTCGCCATGGCCTTGCGCGCGCCCTGTGGCGTGGTGCTGGGCATCGCGCCCTGGAACGCCCCGGTCATCCTGGCTACCCGGGCCATCGCCATGCCGCTGGCCTGCGGCAACACGGTGGTGCTCAAGGCTTCGGAACTGAGCCCGGCAGCGCACCGGCTGATCGGCCAGGTGCTGCACGATGCAGGCCTGGGCGACGGCGTGGTCAACGTGATCAGCAATGCCCCGCAAGACGCCCCGGCCATCGTCGAGCGGCTGATCGCCAACCCGGCCGTGCGCCGTGTCAATTTCACGGGTTCTACTCATGTCGGGCGCATTGTCGGTGAGCTGGCCGCCCGGCACCTCAAACCAGCTTTGCTGGAGTTGGGCGGCAAAGCCCCGTTGCTGGTACTGGACGACGCTGACCTGGATGCAACCGTCGAAGCTGCGGCGTTTGGCGCCTACTTCAACCAAGGGCAGATCTGCATGTCCACGGAGCGGCTGGTGGTGGACAGCCGCATCGCCGACGCCTTTGTCGACAAGCTGGCGGTGAAGGTGGCCGGGCTGCGCGCCGGCGACCCGCTGGCCAGCACATCAGTGCTCGGCTCGCTGGTCAGCGGCGCGGCCGGTGAGCGCATCAAGGCGTTGATCGATGATGCCGTGGCCAAGGGCGCACGCCTGGTATGTGGCGGCCAGCTGGATGGCAGCATCCTGCAGCCGACCCTGCTCGACCACGTCGATAGCAGCATGCACCTGTACCGCGAGGAGTCCTTCGGGCCGGTGGCGGTGGTGTTGCGCGCCGAGGGTGACGAAGCCTTGCTGAAGCTGGCCAACGACTCTGAATTCGGCCTGTCGTCGGCCATCTTCAGTCGCGACACCAGCCGTGCGCTGGCCTTGGCCCAGCGGGTGGAGTCGGGCATCTGCCATATCAATGGCCCGACCGTGCACGACGAGGCGCAGATGCCGTTTGGCGGGGTCAAGTCGAGTGGCTACGGCAGCTTCGGCAGCCGCACGGCCATCGATCAGTTCACCCAGCTGCGCTGGGTCACCCTGCAGCATGGCCCGCGGCATTACCCCATCTGAGCAACACGCAATTGGCCGCCACCGGCAGCGCCGGGCGGCGGCAGGATGTAAAACAAGAACAAGGAGCAACCTGCGTGAATACCGAAGCCCGCTTACGGTCGTCCGACCCTGGCCAATGCCCGCCCTACCGGCAGGTGTCCATCGGGCACCCTCAGGTGCAGGTCAGTGAAGCCGACGGCATCCTGCGCATGCAGCCGGTCGAGCCCCTGGCACCGCTGCCTGCGCGTTTGCTCGACCGGCTGCTGCACT
It contains:
- a CDS encoding p-hydroxycinnamoyl CoA hydratase/lyase gives rise to the protein MSKYEGRWATVKVELESGIAWVTLNRPEKRNAMSPTLNREMVDVLETLEQDSDAGVLVLTGAGESWTAGMDLKEYFREVDAGPEILQEKIRRDASQWQWRLLRMYAKPTIAMVNGWCFGGGFSPLVACDLAICADEATFGLSEINWGIPPGNLVSKAMADTVGHRQSLYYIMTGKTFGGPKAAEMGLVNESVPLAQLRDVTRELALNLLEKNPVVLRAAKNGFKRCRELTWEQNEDYLYAKLDQSRLLDTEGGREQGMKQFLDDKSIKPGLQAYKR
- a CDS encoding MarR family winged helix-turn-helix transcriptional regulator, with product MARSARTTETASMPAAAADGVLEDLIGYALRRAQLKLFQNLIGRLSAHDLRPAQFSALAVIEQNPGLMQADLARSLAIEPPQVVPLLNKLEERALAVRVRCKPDKRSYGIFLSKAGEALLKELKQIAKDSDREATSALDDEERDQLLRLLTKIYLE
- a CDS encoding MFS transporter; translation: MIIGCALFMELLDSTAVLTALTQIATDFGEASVRMNLIVSLYLLAAALFIPISGWLAERFGPRRVFITAICLFMLCSLACAASASLLQLSLARFCQGASGALMVPVGQIILLRGTSKANLMRAMAFLTMPALLGPVLGPPLGGLLVTALSWHWIFLINLPIGLLGIVLVIRHVPDYCGQQQHPLDKVGFVLSSAALASLMLAFESLGHGQLLGGYWPALLLATGIVFGGFYLHHTKRYPTPLLDLSLLRIPTFGIVLLGGMLFRLGSAALPFLLVLLFQVGFGLSALQAGLMTFAGGAGALVIKFISVRLVRRFGFRRILVCNAIISAACMALCALLRPDTGMVLTLLLLFSGGVSRSLQMSTLGALGYADVSREQAGQASTLSAMSVQLGMSLAVCIAALLLGLIQHTNGHGVPAIEDIGLAMALASLLCVLSALIFSRLGQESGQAVASG
- a CDS encoding RidA family protein, with protein sequence MNTTALLLGAFMSLSALTAQADTIKRVDPPGSKFPISQLVTVPAGTSLTFVSGTLPDVADPNAPPQTIAAYGNTETQARSVLKKIQAALQSQGLGLGDVVQLRVFLVGDPATEGKLDFAGLQAAYTEFFATAEQPKKPTRTALQVVALPLPGALVEIEAVAAKAP
- a CDS encoding TonB-dependent receptor plug domain-containing protein translates to MLHALKLPSPRLQPALLTMALGTTCLAAPDAFAESATQATAPSQLGTVIVTGNRGSEKRTVTTSPVPIDVISAKQLQQTGKPGLMEALSASVPSFTLPEKTGWDASGMARAPSLRGLNAAQVLVLVNGKRRHTSATLNISGIHAGAAPTDLDLIPISLIDHVEVLRDGAAAQYGSDAIAGVINVILKADATGTSVTNAGQGYDGKKQTVQQGLNKGFEIGDSGIVQLALDARSQNDDNKASANGYSYAEAFDKAGKSTYGGYGTPKINLLTLGYNAELPLSDDLTLYSFTTYSHRKAEQGQNFRLPTITNTITTGPNGYPGGYTPTWYIEEDDVQGAFGAKGNAGEWAWDLSSTYGRNAALQGTTHNQNASLGEATPNHFESGTWIATQLTSNLDLQRSFDIGLDKPLDLSWGLEHRRDTYQVRDGDWASWANGGYCRAPGDCAASGAQVTNGISPDEATSTSRNSVASYIDVGFNPLPQWYLGSALRYEHYNRAVGATRSGKLTTRYEFTPELAVRATVSNGFRAPSLANSLFSARSTTYGVVNGVYQSINYGVLPVDSAAAKALGATSLKPERSTNYSLGLTYQPAPQLSFTADAYVINVRDRITLTGTLLGDEVTQTLLDNGIDSTSGGRYFTNGANTRTKGLDLVGNFDQNLGNWGQLKWTAAFNWNQTQILSYKENVNIQGTNYSLMDRQARNFLTEVQPHTKLILGANWQRDRWTSNLTLTRYGSWREVNSATDRSLDREYKARWITDIDVGYQLTKDLNLAVGAQNLFDVYPERQNPSSKTMTKGYGAYSPYGFTGGYYFTRLTYNF
- a CDS encoding flavin monoamine oxidase family protein, with product MGLTRRDLIAHLMAAGSYGAALGSLSALGLLPTAATASTFQPLGLPATSGNGKRVLVVGAGISGLVAAYELGKAGFEVRVLEARERIGGRAWTLRNGDEVLHNDGSRQQVRFDNGHYFNAGPARLPSHHLTILGYCRELGVPLEVLVNSSRNALAQPDLAQPPLLLRQAVNDTRGHLSELLSRSISGKALDKELDTGDQKALLDFLKVYGDLDEQRHYKGSVRAGYTRFAGAGDQTPIQRQPVALKQLLNPNLMLPLVFDEIPEFSATMFQPVGGMDQIAKALYAKVQDKVQLHAEVQAIRTGDNGSQVTWRDRRSGKTQVETADYAIVTIPLPLLARVDHNFGKTTQAAIAQAKPDLANKVAWQAPRFWESEFQIYGGLSYINHEARLLWYPSDHLNSAQGILVGTYNTGEVARTFATRSTEQQLASSRQAVESLHPGHAGKLQRGVAVNWSKVPFSESPWIVHDVLAEPGYSHLNLPQGRTWLASDALAHGGVGIWQNSAADSARHVVGQIARHALQQQRGVAA
- a CDS encoding TonB-dependent receptor, with product MKPLPYPVRPRLYAAVAFALFTPTAFAEPAQTPGDKLPTVTVTAEHREENLQKTPLAISAFDERTLQDAQINNIRDLSGRVPNLTLNRQSISYSAQTYGIRGIGETDPIQEAAVAVYADDLYIPRAISSMLDFNDVERVEVLRGPQGTLYGRNSAAGAIRVITRDPTQQARAFVELGAGNYNAQNGRLLVSGPLVDNTLFGSFSAIRLTRDGTVYNRTRHKDVNNIDIQSYRGKLRLAPQDSPWDVQLTLAGTFDRGDTTSYTPFNPANGHFDKFKTYSSLDPKNKLDQGSAVLRALYNIDDHLNFKSVTAWSEFDQPVDYDNSGQANSGTASPIQNNLITYKQRYATQEFQLNGEYDRFSYTLGVYLYKERFRAERDSLTFSVAQNRVNTSGQYSTTDTESYALYGQSNYKLTPRLSLTTGLRFTHEHKNFDYTNYAITTDRAITGTNFAAETSDSWASLSPKIGLEYAWSDNLVQYGYVARGFKAGGFDNRAPTRAAAEQGFDPENVTTYEVGLKGDFADGRLRSNIAFFYNDYDDLQTNAWDPAISANLRTNVGSAHTYGVELENTVLLARDLRLTANLGYLKSQYDDFQNASGPGVSADGKEMIFAPEWNASLGLNWTVPVNLPGELVANTDYQYQTRSYANPLNADIYEVPAQGFWNASTSYASADGHWTTTLSVKNLLDRAYPQSIAYSAASRTAYYSVNDPRTVLLSVRYEL